The Mytilus galloprovincialis chromosome 7, xbMytGall1.hap1.1, whole genome shotgun sequence genome has a window encoding:
- the LOC143082403 gene encoding guanylate cyclase 2G-like, producing MVINGLFLSLLLICIGLPMLDSTQMVWMAPYSLIPGSSLLVNASTSLPALSLALQKIYNQGILPNNSISVTYLDSGCNSKQSIGILTDYLVHHHVDVIVGPPCTEAMIPIAELASYRDIPVFSWLANEESLDDKTKVTTLVRVIYPLSQLGGIGILFFSGLNWFRLVMISTAAPESIAYANSLEAAVQSFSVIGFNLVHHYSQVSPNISGTSLDEMFNAIKYEGRSRYQFV from the exons ATGGTGATAAACGGATTATTTTTAAGtcttttattaatttgtattggACTGCCTATGCTAGACAGTACACAAATGGTATGGATGGCACCCTATAGTCTAATACCGGGGTCCAGTCTTCTAGTCAACGCTTCTACATCACTGCCAGCATTGTCACTGGCATTACAGAAGATCTATAACCAAGGAATACTACCAAATAATTCAATAAG tgTGACCTATCTGGACTCTGGTTGTAACAGCAAACAGAGTATTGGAATCCTGACTGATTATCTCGTACACCATCATGTTGACGTCATTGTAGGACCACCATGTACAGAAG CAATGATACCTATTGCCGAACTAGCATCCTACAGAGATATACCAGTATTTAGTTGGTTAGCAAACGAAGAAAGCCTGGATGATAAAACTAAAGTGACCACCCTAGTCCGTGTTATTTATCCGCTCTCTCAACTAG GTGGCATTGGCATATTGTTTTTCAGTGGACTCAACTGGTTTCGTTTGGTAATGATATCGACTGCAGCGCCGGAAAGTATTGCTTATGCTAATTCACTAGAAGCAGCCGTACAATCTTTCTCTGTCATTGGTTTTAATCTTGTTCATCATTACAGCCAGGTCAGCCCCAACATCAGTGGAACATCCCTAGATGAAATGTTTAATGCTATCAAATATGAAGGCAGAAGTAGGTACCAGTTTGTGTAA